One stretch of Haloterrigena salifodinae DNA includes these proteins:
- a CDS encoding YeaH/YhbH family protein: protein MGLKDDLERFREVGEQRREDLADFIQYGDLSGGGRSDIQIPVKIVSLPEFEYDQRDKGGVGQGEDGTPQPGQPVGQPQPQPGDDDGEDGEPGEEGGDHEYYEMDPDEFAEELDEELGLDLDPKGKKVVEEKEGPFTDMTRTGPDSTLDFERMFKEGLKRKLAMDFDEEFLRELCKVEGIEPREVFEWARGENLPVSMAWVEEAYGDVSDERGKWGSIEEVEENVERESVQQKIRREGIKQVPFRREDERYRHPEIIEEKEKNVVVVNIRDVSGSMREKKRELVERTFTPLDWYLQGKYDNAEFVYIAHDADAWEVERDDFFGIRSGGGTKISSAYELAQELLEEYPWSDWNRYVFAAGDSENSSNDTEERVVPMMEQIPANLHAYVETQPSGNAINATHAEELERHFGTDADDVAVAYVNSKDDVTDAIYEILSTEGDADE, encoded by the coding sequence GCGAAGTGGGCGAACAGCGCCGCGAGGATCTGGCCGACTTCATCCAGTACGGCGATCTGAGCGGCGGCGGCCGCAGCGACATCCAGATTCCGGTCAAGATCGTCTCGCTGCCCGAGTTCGAGTACGATCAGCGGGACAAGGGCGGCGTCGGACAGGGCGAGGACGGCACGCCCCAGCCCGGCCAGCCGGTCGGCCAGCCCCAACCCCAGCCGGGCGACGACGACGGCGAGGACGGCGAACCCGGCGAGGAGGGCGGCGACCACGAGTACTACGAGATGGACCCAGACGAGTTCGCCGAGGAACTCGACGAGGAACTCGGCCTCGATCTGGATCCGAAGGGGAAGAAGGTCGTCGAGGAGAAGGAAGGTCCCTTCACCGACATGACACGGACGGGCCCCGACAGCACGCTCGACTTCGAGCGGATGTTCAAGGAGGGGCTCAAGCGGAAGCTCGCGATGGACTTCGACGAGGAGTTCCTGCGGGAACTCTGCAAGGTCGAGGGGATCGAGCCCCGCGAGGTCTTCGAGTGGGCCCGCGGCGAGAACCTGCCGGTCTCGATGGCCTGGGTCGAAGAGGCCTACGGCGACGTTTCCGACGAACGCGGGAAGTGGGGTTCCATCGAGGAGGTCGAGGAGAACGTCGAGCGCGAGAGCGTCCAGCAGAAGATCCGCCGCGAGGGGATCAAGCAGGTTCCCTTCCGCCGCGAGGACGAGCGCTACCGCCACCCGGAGATCATCGAGGAGAAGGAGAAGAACGTCGTGGTCGTCAACATCCGCGACGTCTCCGGCTCGATGCGCGAGAAGAAGCGGGAACTCGTCGAGCGAACCTTCACCCCGCTGGACTGGTACCTCCAGGGCAAGTACGACAACGCCGAGTTCGTCTACATCGCCCACGACGCCGACGCCTGGGAGGTCGAACGCGACGACTTCTTCGGCATCCGCAGCGGCGGCGGGACGAAGATCTCGAGCGCCTACGAACTCGCCCAGGAGCTGTTAGAGGAGTACCCCTGGAGCGACTGGAACCGCTACGTGTTCGCCGCGGGCGACTCCGAGAACTCCTCGAACGACACCGAAGAGCGCGTGGTCCCGATGATGGAGCAGATCCCGGCGAACCTTCACGCCTACGTGGAGACCCAACCCAGCGGCAACGCGATCAACGCCACTCACGCCGAGGAACTCGAGCGCCACTTCGGCACCGACGCCGACGACGTCGCGGTGGCCTACGTCAACAGCAAGGACGACGTGACCGACGCGATCTACGAGATCCTCTCCACGGAAGGTGACGCAGATGAGTAA
- a CDS encoding SpoVR family protein, which translates to MSKRNSNADRFRKQAIAGDLEEPVSEARNLARKLGLDPYPVKYWIIDYDEMNELIAYGGFQSRYPHWRWGMQYDKQQKQGQYGGGKAFEIVNNDNPAHAFLQESNTVADQKAVITHVEAHSDFFANNDWFGMFTSGRADEDQVNAAAMLERHARAIDEYMADPEIDRAEVEKWIDHCLSLEDNIDQHRVFERRLDVDGPTDDLDDDLAEKLDELGLSDEVKGEVFDEEWLEKLEDADEAISFPEEPQKDVLAFVREHGKQYDDEAGRAVEMEEWQRDVLDMMRAEAYYFAAQKMTKVMNEGWAAYWESTMMTDEAFAGDDEFMNYADHMAKVLASGGLNPYSLGMELWEYVENRTNRREVLEHLLRVEGISWRNLMDVVDFDEVLATLEPPEAIDTITSETLDQLEEMPDEWVDREALEAARDGEIDVAKYPWKVLTEAGLARRHYSLVKRQNRGFLTRVSQNDLEQIGRYLFDDARYETVEEALADVDFSAGWDRMFDIRENHNDVTFLDEFLTQEFITENNYFTYEHSQATGQFHVASDAAEDVKKKLLLQFTNFGKPTIAVYDGNYNNANELLIGHQYNGVMLDLGQARETLKRIFELWGRPVNLLTIVKEIDDHDIEVAKRRNREPEPEERGKLIRYDGDEVTVEDVPWEEVDHLAADDVDYDTKPDEWLA; encoded by the coding sequence ATGAGTAAACGAAACTCCAACGCGGACCGATTCCGCAAACAGGCGATCGCCGGCGACCTCGAGGAACCGGTTTCGGAGGCCAGGAACCTGGCCCGGAAGCTCGGCCTCGATCCCTACCCGGTGAAGTACTGGATCATCGACTACGACGAGATGAACGAACTCATCGCCTACGGGGGCTTTCAGAGCCGGTACCCCCACTGGCGGTGGGGCATGCAGTACGACAAGCAGCAAAAGCAGGGCCAGTACGGCGGCGGGAAGGCCTTCGAGATCGTCAACAACGACAACCCCGCCCACGCGTTCTTACAGGAGTCGAACACGGTGGCCGACCAGAAGGCGGTCATCACCCACGTCGAGGCCCACTCGGACTTCTTCGCGAACAACGACTGGTTCGGCATGTTCACCAGCGGCCGCGCCGACGAGGATCAGGTCAACGCGGCGGCCATGCTCGAGCGACACGCACGCGCGATCGACGAGTACATGGCCGACCCCGAGATCGACCGCGCCGAGGTCGAGAAGTGGATCGACCACTGCCTCTCGCTCGAGGACAACATCGACCAGCACCGCGTCTTCGAGCGCCGGCTCGACGTCGACGGGCCGACCGACGATCTGGACGACGACCTCGCGGAGAAGCTGGACGAACTCGGCCTCTCCGACGAAGTGAAGGGTGAGGTCTTCGACGAGGAGTGGCTCGAAAAGCTCGAGGACGCCGACGAGGCCATCAGCTTCCCTGAGGAGCCCCAGAAGGACGTTCTCGCGTTCGTCCGCGAGCACGGTAAGCAGTACGACGACGAGGCCGGTCGGGCCGTCGAGATGGAGGAGTGGCAACGCGACGTGCTCGACATGATGCGCGCGGAGGCCTACTACTTCGCCGCCCAGAAGATGACGAAGGTGATGAACGAGGGGTGGGCCGCCTACTGGGAGTCGACGATGATGACCGACGAGGCCTTCGCCGGCGACGACGAGTTCATGAACTACGCCGACCACATGGCGAAGGTTCTGGCGTCGGGCGGGCTCAACCCCTACAGCCTCGGGATGGAGCTTTGGGAGTACGTCGAGAACCGGACGAACCGTCGCGAGGTCTTAGAGCACCTGCTGCGCGTCGAGGGGATCTCCTGGCGGAACCTGATGGACGTCGTCGACTTCGACGAGGTGCTCGCAACCCTCGAGCCGCCGGAAGCGATCGACACGATCACGTCCGAGACGCTCGACCAACTCGAGGAGATGCCTGACGAGTGGGTCGACCGCGAGGCGCTCGAGGCCGCCCGCGATGGCGAGATCGACGTCGCGAAGTATCCGTGGAAGGTCCTGACCGAGGCGGGGCTGGCTCGCCGTCACTACTCGCTGGTCAAGCGCCAGAATCGCGGGTTCCTGACCCGGGTTAGTCAGAACGACCTCGAGCAGATCGGGCGCTACCTCTTCGACGACGCCCGCTACGAGACCGTCGAGGAGGCGCTCGCGGACGTCGACTTCAGCGCGGGCTGGGACCGCATGTTCGACATCCGCGAGAACCACAACGACGTGACCTTCCTGGACGAGTTCCTCACCCAGGAGTTCATCACGGAGAACAACTACTTCACCTACGAGCACTCGCAGGCGACCGGCCAGTTCCACGTCGCCAGCGACGCCGCCGAGGACGTCAAGAAGAAACTCCTGTTGCAGTTCACCAACTTCGGGAAGCCGACGATCGCGGTCTACGACGGCAACTACAACAACGCCAACGAACTCCTGATCGGCCACCAGTACAACGGCGTCATGCTCGACCTCGGTCAGGCCAGGGAGACCCTGAAACGGATCTTCGAGCTCTGGGGCCGGCCGGTGAACCTGCTGACGATCGTCAAGGAGATCGACGACCACGACATCGAGGTCGCCAAGCGTCGGAACCGCGAGCCCGAACCCGAAGAGCGCGGGAAACTGATCCGGTACGATGGCGACGAGGTGACCGTCGAGGACGTCCCCTGGGAGGAGGTCGACCACCTCGCCGCCGACGACGTCGATTACGACACGAAACCGGACGAATGGCTCGCCTGA
- a CDS encoding HEAT repeat domain-containing protein translates to MDGEGGRTVGTPQADDGAFELPAVLARLDADDRDEQRAAVAAVRDTLADDPAVCLPTVPKLRRLLGDADVDFYGEVAYCLAELATESTADVAPSTDEIAAFAVENPERPATAELLRCLATIAADQPSAVVGDADAVAGVIDRRPGYDRRGLKIFQQLSAAQPGAIQSAVPVLTAALEDDPERHGVAVLSAVGRLARSETPLPTLEFVDPALELVDHDAVPLRRNAVGCLADVARRTPTAVEPAIPELATALEHDDGETRANAAVAIARVTAELTSVLEPVREPLLERLDDDHDRVRANAAVALGYGRVDAATDRLSTLAHEDPNPDVRERASWALDQVSSA, encoded by the coding sequence ATGGATGGGGAAGGGGGCCGGACAGTCGGAACGCCGCAGGCCGACGACGGCGCGTTCGAACTGCCGGCCGTCCTCGCACGACTCGATGCGGACGACCGCGACGAACAGCGGGCCGCCGTCGCGGCGGTTCGCGACACGCTGGCCGACGATCCGGCCGTCTGTCTCCCGACTGTCCCGAAGCTGCGCCGGCTGCTCGGCGACGCCGACGTCGACTTCTACGGGGAGGTCGCCTACTGTCTGGCCGAACTCGCGACCGAATCGACCGCCGACGTCGCACCGTCGACCGACGAGATCGCCGCATTCGCCGTCGAGAACCCCGAACGACCGGCGACCGCCGAGTTGCTTCGCTGCCTCGCGACGATCGCGGCCGACCAGCCCTCCGCCGTCGTCGGTGACGCCGACGCGGTCGCCGGCGTGATCGACCGCCGCCCGGGATACGATCGCCGGGGACTGAAGATATTCCAGCAGCTATCGGCGGCGCAACCCGGCGCGATTCAGTCGGCCGTCCCGGTTCTCACCGCGGCCCTCGAGGACGATCCGGAGCGCCACGGCGTGGCGGTGCTGTCGGCGGTCGGCCGACTGGCCCGGTCGGAGACGCCGCTGCCGACCCTCGAGTTCGTCGACCCGGCGCTGGAACTCGTCGACCACGACGCCGTCCCCCTCCGCCGGAACGCCGTCGGCTGTCTGGCCGACGTCGCCCGCCGGACGCCCACCGCGGTCGAACCGGCCATCCCGGAGCTCGCGACCGCACTCGAGCACGACGACGGGGAGACCCGGGCCAACGCCGCCGTCGCGATCGCGCGCGTGACGGCGGAGCTCACGTCGGTTCTCGAGCCGGTCCGGGAGCCGTTGCTCGAGCGGTTGGACGACGACCACGACCGCGTGCGGGCCAACGCCGCCGTCGCGCTCGGCTACGGCCGCGTCGACGCGGCCACGGACCGACTCTCGACGCTGGCCCACGAGGATCCGAATCCGGACGTTCGCGAGCGGGCGAGCTGGGCGCTGGATCAAGTCTCGTCGGCGTAG
- a CDS encoding secondary thiamine-phosphate synthase enzyme YjbQ, with amino-acid sequence MSQSTFSVETDARLTTVDVTDRVAAAVPDDLESGTATAFVRHTTAGLAVQENESRLRGDLETFLRDLVPDEGHAHDRLDGNADSHLRATLVGPDVTIPVEDGELALGTWQSVFLVECDGPRSRTVSVTTVGE; translated from the coding sequence ATGAGCCAGTCGACGTTTTCCGTCGAGACCGACGCGCGCCTGACGACCGTCGACGTGACCGATCGCGTCGCCGCGGCCGTCCCCGACGACCTCGAGTCGGGCACCGCGACCGCGTTCGTCCGGCACACGACGGCCGGACTCGCCGTCCAGGAGAACGAGTCGCGGCTGCGCGGCGACCTCGAGACCTTCCTCCGTGATCTCGTTCCCGACGAGGGCCACGCCCACGACCGGTTAGACGGGAATGCGGATTCGCACCTCCGGGCAACGCTCGTCGGACCAGATGTGACGATTCCGGTCGAAGACGGCGAGCTGGCGCTCGGCACGTGGCAGTCCGTCTTCCTGGTCGAGTGCGACGGACCACGGTCGCGGACGGTCTCCGTGACGACCGTCGGCGAGTAG
- a CDS encoding glycerophosphodiester phosphodiesterase translates to MRLIAHRGFAATATENTIPALQSAADRADAVEFDVRRCGSGELVVVHDETIDRVTDGTGAVADSSLAALKSHTVLDSGERIPTLEEVLEALPPTVELNLELKDDGIAADVLEAVDGAESRIVATSFLASELRTIRDLDPDQPIGLLVSRRLETPVTTAVELDCDVLGASYWRCLATGVVPRAKSVGLEIHAWTVERPTLARLLESRGVDCVSADRLLPV, encoded by the coding sequence ATGCGTCTGATCGCCCACCGCGGATTCGCCGCGACCGCGACCGAGAACACGATCCCGGCGCTCCAGTCGGCCGCCGACCGCGCGGACGCCGTCGAGTTCGATGTCCGCCGCTGTGGCTCGGGCGAACTCGTCGTCGTTCACGACGAGACGATCGACCGCGTGACCGACGGAACCGGCGCAGTCGCCGACAGCAGCCTCGCCGCGCTCAAATCCCACACCGTCCTCGACTCCGGCGAGCGCATTCCGACCCTCGAGGAGGTGCTCGAAGCGCTTCCGCCGACGGTCGAACTCAACCTCGAACTCAAGGACGACGGCATCGCGGCGGACGTCCTCGAGGCCGTCGACGGCGCGGAGAGCCGGATCGTCGCGACGTCCTTCCTGGCGTCGGAACTGCGGACGATCCGCGACCTCGATCCCGACCAGCCGATCGGACTGCTGGTCAGTCGGCGCCTCGAGACCCCGGTCACGACCGCTGTCGAACTCGACTGCGACGTCCTCGGCGCGAGCTACTGGCGCTGTCTCGCGACGGGCGTGGTTCCCCGGGCGAAATCCGTTGGTCTCGAGATTCACGCCTGGACGGTCGAGCGGCCCACGCTGGCGCGGCTCCTCGAGTCGCGGGGGGTCGACTGCGTCTCCGCGGATCGGCTGCTCCCGGTGTGA
- a CDS encoding response regulator, translated as MNDRRDEQIDILLVEDNPGDVRLTQEAFRQLSTETTIHVATDGDEGVEFLTERCDDGSAPLPDLVLLDLNLPRMGGLEFLESIQEEPKLARIPVLVLTSSEAVEDIHESYELAANAYLTKPTDPIEYTEMVEAVADFWFQRAALPPMSA; from the coding sequence ATGAACGATCGACGCGACGAGCAGATCGACATCCTCCTGGTGGAGGACAACCCCGGCGACGTCCGCCTCACCCAGGAAGCGTTCCGGCAACTGTCCACGGAGACGACAATCCACGTCGCGACCGACGGCGACGAGGGAGTCGAGTTCCTCACGGAGCGCTGCGACGACGGCTCCGCCCCGCTGCCGGACCTCGTGCTCCTCGATCTGAACCTCCCGCGGATGGGCGGCCTCGAGTTCCTCGAATCGATTCAGGAGGAGCCGAAACTCGCCCGCATCCCCGTCCTCGTCCTCACCAGTTCCGAGGCCGTCGAGGACATCCACGAGAGCTACGAACTCGCGGCCAACGCCTACCTGACCAAACCGACCGATCCGATCGAGTACACCGAGATGGTCGAGGCCGTCGCGGACTTCTGGTTCCAGCGGGCCGCGCTGCCGCCGATGTCGGCGTGA
- a CDS encoding SDR family oxidoreductase, protein MAPTRAYSVDFDDTVAVVTGASGALGSAAVERFRTAGATVCAVDIVAPDDEDSLLEPDSKTHFYEADLTDERDVEELVTAVVDDHGRIDHLVNIAGTWRGGDHVEETDLETFELLVDINLKTAFLASKHALPHLQDSEGSIVSVSARSSLEGGEGDGPYRITKAGIRLLTETLAEENKGTVRANCVMPSVIDTPMNREMMPDADHDSWVDPAEIADVMAFLCSDGAAVTSGAAVPVYGEA, encoded by the coding sequence ATGGCACCGACGAGAGCGTACTCCGTCGACTTTGACGATACCGTCGCCGTGGTTACGGGCGCGAGCGGCGCGCTCGGCAGCGCCGCCGTCGAGCGGTTCCGGACGGCCGGCGCGACCGTCTGCGCCGTCGACATCGTCGCGCCGGACGACGAGGACAGCTTGCTCGAGCCCGATTCGAAGACGCACTTCTACGAGGCCGATCTGACCGACGAGCGCGACGTCGAGGAACTGGTGACCGCCGTCGTCGACGATCACGGCCGGATCGATCACCTGGTGAACATCGCCGGGACGTGGCGCGGCGGCGACCACGTCGAGGAAACCGATCTCGAGACGTTCGAGCTGCTCGTCGATATCAACCTCAAGACGGCGTTTCTGGCCTCGAAACACGCGCTCCCACACCTCCAGGACAGCGAGGGCTCGATCGTGAGCGTCAGCGCGCGCTCCTCGCTCGAGGGCGGCGAGGGCGACGGCCCCTACCGGATCACGAAGGCCGGCATCCGGCTGCTGACGGAGACGCTGGCCGAGGAGAACAAGGGTACCGTCCGCGCGAACTGCGTGATGCCCAGCGTGATCGACACGCCGATGAACCGCGAGATGATGCCCGACGCGGATCACGACTCGTGGGTCGATCCCGCCGAAATCGCGGACGTGATGGCCTTCCTCTGTAGCGACGGCGCGGCGGTGACGAGCGGCGCCGCTGTGCCGGTGTACGGCGAGGCCTGA
- a CDS encoding sodium-dependent transporter, whose product MAQRESWATRAGFILAAVGSAVGLGNIWRFPYQVGEYGGAAFLVVYLLLVALIGFPVMLVEFTIGRRTERNPVGALKQIGEGAWTKVGWVFVLAGFVILSYYSVVAGWILRYTAIGLQGNYAAGGAGAQFMSVAGGMDSVVTHAIFMAAIVTVVAFGIQQGIEFSVKLMVPAIIALLIGLAVYAGTLSGAGEAYAYYLSPDLGTIAANWTEILPAAAAQAFFTLSLGMGVMITYASYLGEDRNLAKDGTIIVALDTAIAFTAGLVAFPVLYTAELTDVAAGPSFIFVSLAQAFSNIPFGGLIGAIFFAIVTIAALSSAISIMEVVVSYLIDEHDVARLPATVALGVAIFFVGLPVAYEPEGLNWLTIYDGFANSILLILGGLLLAVYIGWVATDLGLTELGKGIQNLGSWGTAWIWTLRVPVIIVLLVVLAQNTINYYESLVGIFG is encoded by the coding sequence ATGGCACAACGTGAGTCATGGGCAACGAGAGCAGGGTTCATCCTCGCTGCGGTCGGGAGCGCAGTGGGGCTCGGAAACATCTGGCGGTTCCCGTATCAGGTGGGAGAATACGGCGGCGCAGCGTTCCTCGTCGTCTATCTCCTGTTGGTCGCACTGATCGGATTCCCGGTGATGCTGGTCGAATTTACGATCGGGCGACGCACAGAACGCAATCCCGTCGGGGCGCTCAAACAGATCGGTGAAGGTGCGTGGACGAAAGTCGGATGGGTGTTCGTTCTCGCCGGATTCGTCATTCTGTCGTACTACAGCGTCGTCGCCGGCTGGATTCTCCGGTACACGGCTATCGGACTGCAGGGCAATTACGCGGCCGGCGGCGCCGGCGCACAGTTCATGTCGGTCGCCGGTGGGATGGATTCCGTCGTGACCCACGCCATCTTCATGGCTGCCATCGTCACCGTCGTCGCGTTCGGCATCCAGCAGGGTATCGAGTTCTCCGTGAAGCTCATGGTCCCCGCGATCATCGCGCTACTGATCGGTCTGGCGGTGTACGCCGGAACGCTCTCCGGTGCCGGAGAAGCGTACGCGTACTACCTCTCTCCCGATCTGGGAACGATCGCGGCGAACTGGACCGAGATCCTCCCCGCGGCGGCCGCACAGGCGTTCTTCACGCTGTCGCTCGGGATGGGCGTGATGATTACCTACGCGTCGTATCTCGGCGAAGACCGAAATCTCGCCAAGGACGGCACCATCATCGTCGCGCTCGACACGGCGATCGCGTTTACCGCCGGTCTGGTCGCGTTTCCGGTGCTTTACACCGCCGAGTTGACGGACGTCGCTGCCGGACCGAGTTTCATCTTCGTCAGCCTCGCCCAAGCCTTCAGTAACATTCCGTTCGGCGGGCTCATCGGCGCCATCTTCTTCGCCATCGTCACGATCGCCGCGCTCTCGAGTGCGATCAGCATCATGGAGGTTGTCGTCTCGTACCTGATCGACGAACACGACGTCGCCCGGCTCCCGGCGACGGTCGCGCTCGGCGTCGCGATCTTCTTCGTCGGCCTACCGGTGGCCTACGAACCGGAGGGGCTGAACTGGCTTACCATCTACGACGGGTTCGCCAACTCGATTCTGCTCATCCTCGGCGGCCTGCTGCTCGCCGTCTATATCGGGTGGGTCGCGACCGACCTCGGGCTCACGGAACTCGGCAAAGGGATTCAGAACCTCGGATCGTGGGGAACGGCCTGGATCTGGACGCTCCGAGTGCCGGTAATCATCGTGTTGCTCGTCGTCCTCGCGCAGAACACGATCAACTATTACGAGAGTCTCGTCGGTATCTTCGGCTGA
- a CDS encoding branched-chain amino acid ABC transporter permease: MSTVDEAVNRGRNLSSEQLLLLVVGIGAVALLGDLVLGLASGTYSISRVARYVTEGILYGLIIGLAGIGLSMTYSILNFANFAHGDYVTTGAFFGWGVTYLVAGWGVASVGPLVLVAPQREVSGAQLDVAITATPIAVLAGLLVAGVATALFVLLIDRLAFKPVRGSGGIPLLITSVGVAFALRYVLVFVYSSSTRGTTASVPSVDFLLVDGYVSIGAHDATLIVAAVALMLGVHFLLQRTKLGKAMRAMSDNRDLALVTGIPTERVIRWTWMIGGGLAGTAGYLMVLWTGTIDWQFGWLLLLLIFAAVILGGIGSIYGAIFGGLVIGVGMHMSMIWLPGGDFTTITAFLLMILVLLIRPSGLFGGKTTA, from the coding sequence ATGTCCACAGTAGATGAGGCGGTCAATCGGGGTCGAAATCTTTCGTCCGAGCAGCTCCTGTTACTGGTCGTGGGGATCGGTGCCGTGGCGTTGTTGGGGGACCTAGTTCTCGGCCTCGCGAGCGGGACGTACAGCATCTCACGTGTCGCCCGATACGTGACGGAAGGGATCCTCTACGGGCTGATTATCGGGCTCGCCGGGATCGGGCTCTCGATGACCTACAGCATCCTCAACTTCGCGAACTTCGCTCACGGGGACTACGTGACGACGGGGGCGTTTTTCGGGTGGGGTGTCACGTACCTCGTCGCTGGCTGGGGCGTCGCGAGCGTCGGTCCGCTCGTCCTCGTCGCACCTCAACGCGAGGTCTCCGGAGCGCAACTCGACGTCGCGATCACCGCGACGCCGATCGCCGTCCTCGCCGGCCTCCTCGTAGCCGGCGTCGCGACGGCACTTTTCGTGCTGCTGATCGACCGCTTGGCTTTCAAACCGGTCCGCGGTTCGGGCGGTATTCCACTGCTGATCACGAGCGTCGGCGTGGCGTTCGCGCTCCGGTATGTCCTCGTGTTCGTCTACTCGAGCAGCACGCGCGGCACGACCGCGAGCGTACCGTCCGTCGATTTCCTCCTGGTCGACGGCTACGTGTCGATCGGCGCCCACGACGCAACGTTGATCGTCGCCGCGGTTGCGCTGATGCTCGGCGTTCACTTCCTGCTCCAGCGGACGAAACTCGGGAAAGCGATGCGAGCGATGTCGGACAACCGAGACCTGGCCCTCGTCACCGGCATCCCGACCGAACGGGTGATCCGGTGGACCTGGATGATCGGCGGCGGCCTCGCCGGCACCGCGGGCTATCTCATGGTGTTGTGGACGGGAACCATCGACTGGCAGTTCGGGTGGTTGCTACTGTTGCTGATCTTCGCGGCCGTGATCCTCGGCGGGATCGGCTCGATCTACGGGGCCATCTTCGGCGGCCTGGTCATCGGCGTCGGCATGCACATGTCGATGATCTGGCTCCCCGGCGGTGACTTCACGACGATCACCGCGTTCCTGCTGATGATCCTCGTCCTGCTGATCAGACCGTCCGGACTCTTCGGAGGGAAGACGACGGCATGA
- a CDS encoding branched-chain amino acid ABC transporter permease yields MSANTTANATDERTRLEALWERDVVKIFVAFAAIYLVYAAIGLALGYSLDGIVNTLRRMTYLIAVYGMVTLALNLHWGYTGLFNIGVAGFMAIGLYVTMMLAKPVDPTGAAQYPGLGLPMPIAIAGGVVAAGLAGLVVAIPALRLRADYFAITTIAFAEIVRLGLTSGMAQQFSVFGAELGTGGGRGLTRNYGDPMNVIFELEAFSSFVDLTNALFGFGPTQARALAYSIVLVLVLIGFYWLIQRTSRSPFGRVLKAIREDEEAAQSLGKNTNRFKIKVFVLGCALMGLAGILWRFRRTGVTPTAFRPHVTFYIWIALIIGGAGSNTGSVLGSGLFVAVLFEGPRYVRRLIEEVITVGDAPNTFAGAVAPLLSANPAPFLRYTFDEFLTLQFVLMGVALVLLMHRRPDGLLGHREETAAAIPLTDRPVAETGAGPRPEGTDSDHGGDSQ; encoded by the coding sequence ATGAGCGCGAATACGACCGCGAACGCGACGGACGAACGGACCCGATTGGAAGCGCTCTGGGAACGGGACGTCGTGAAGATCTTCGTGGCCTTTGCGGCGATCTATCTCGTCTACGCGGCGATCGGACTCGCGCTCGGCTACTCCCTCGACGGAATCGTCAACACCTTGCGACGGATGACCTACCTGATCGCCGTCTACGGGATGGTCACGCTGGCGCTGAACCTCCACTGGGGGTACACCGGTCTGTTCAACATCGGCGTCGCGGGGTTCATGGCGATCGGTCTGTACGTGACGATGATGCTGGCGAAACCGGTCGACCCGACCGGCGCCGCACAGTACCCGGGACTCGGGCTCCCGATGCCGATCGCGATCGCCGGCGGCGTCGTCGCCGCCGGCCTTGCGGGCCTCGTCGTCGCGATCCCCGCGTTGCGCCTCCGGGCCGACTACTTCGCGATCACGACGATCGCCTTTGCGGAGATCGTCCGGCTGGGGCTCACCTCGGGTATGGCCCAGCAGTTCAGCGTCTTCGGGGCCGAACTGGGGACCGGCGGCGGTCGCGGTCTCACTCGAAACTACGGCGATCCAATGAACGTCATCTTCGAGCTCGAGGCGTTCTCCTCGTTCGTCGACCTCACGAACGCCCTGTTCGGGTTCGGGCCGACGCAGGCGCGGGCGCTGGCCTATTCGATCGTGCTCGTGCTCGTCCTGATCGGGTTCTACTGGCTCATCCAGCGGACCAGTCGGTCGCCGTTCGGACGCGTCCTCAAAGCGATCCGCGAGGACGAGGAGGCCGCCCAATCGCTCGGGAAGAACACGAACCGATTCAAGATCAAGGTGTTCGTGCTCGGCTGTGCCCTGATGGGCCTGGCCGGCATCCTCTGGCGGTTCCGCCGCACCGGCGTGACGCCGACGGCGTTCCGACCGCACGTCACGTTCTACATCTGGATCGCGCTGATAATCGGTGGCGCCGGTTCGAACACCGGCAGCGTCCTCGGCTCCGGGCTCTTCGTCGCGGTGCTGTTCGAGGGACCACGCTACGTGCGCCGCCTGATCGAGGAGGTCATCACGGTCGGCGACGCGCCGAATACGTTCGCCGGCGCCGTGGCGCCGCTGCTCTCGGCGAACCCGGCGCCGTTCCTGCGGTACACCTTCGACGAGTTCCTGACGCTGCAGTTCGTGCTGATGGGCGTTGCGCTCGTCCTCCTCATGCATCGACGGCCCGACGGGCTGCTCGGCCATCGAGAGGAGACGGCGGCGGCGATCCCCCTGACGGATCGACCCGTCGCCGAGACCGGAGCCGGACCCCGTCCCGAAGGGACAGATTCCGATCACGGCGGTGATTCCCAGTGA